The following coding sequences are from one Gemmatimonadaceae bacterium window:
- the aroC gene encoding chorismate synthase, translated as MLRFTTAGESHGPALISILEGAPAGLPLVASDVDADLARRQQGYGRGRRMRIERDEVKFLSGVRAGFTMGSPIAMMIRNRDWENWREVMDPEPDAPAADGGAVSRKRAVTRPRPGHADLAGMLKYDREDARDVLERASARETTARVAAGAICRKLIGEFGIKIGSHSVQVGGIDAVIPDELPADLNAAADESPIRVLDRGDELAIIARIDDARKSGDTLGGVCEVVCTGLPVGIGSHVSWDRKLDGRIGKAMMSIPAVKGVGIGIGFDAARLPGSAVHDEILSGGESARSANLRRRTNRAGGLEGGMTTGEPLIVRVAMKPISTLMKPLATVEMKTGEAASAVAERSDVTAVPAMGVIAEAMLAFVIAHAMIEKFGGDSLGEMRRNFDGYVDHIGKRT; from the coding sequence ATGCTTCGATTCACCACCGCCGGCGAGTCACACGGGCCAGCGCTGATTTCGATTCTGGAGGGTGCACCTGCGGGTCTGCCGCTGGTTGCCTCGGACGTCGACGCCGATCTCGCGCGGCGCCAGCAAGGCTACGGGCGCGGGCGCCGGATGCGGATCGAGCGCGACGAGGTCAAGTTTCTTTCCGGCGTGCGCGCCGGTTTCACGATGGGCTCGCCGATCGCGATGATGATTCGCAATCGTGACTGGGAAAACTGGCGCGAAGTGATGGATCCGGAGCCGGACGCACCGGCGGCGGACGGCGGAGCGGTCTCGCGAAAACGTGCGGTAACGCGGCCGCGTCCCGGCCACGCAGACCTTGCCGGAATGCTGAAATACGATCGCGAAGACGCGCGTGACGTACTGGAGCGAGCTTCAGCGCGCGAGACGACAGCGCGCGTTGCTGCTGGGGCAATTTGTCGAAAGCTCATTGGGGAATTCGGCATAAAGATTGGAAGTCACAGCGTGCAGGTCGGCGGGATCGATGCAGTGATTCCCGACGAATTGCCGGCCGACCTCAATGCGGCTGCCGACGAGTCTCCAATAAGAGTTCTCGATCGCGGGGACGAATTGGCGATAATCGCGCGAATAGACGATGCGAGGAAATCGGGCGATACCCTTGGTGGCGTCTGCGAAGTCGTATGCACTGGATTGCCTGTGGGGATAGGATCCCACGTCTCCTGGGACCGCAAGCTCGACGGCCGCATCGGGAAGGCGATGATGTCGATTCCGGCGGTGAAAGGTGTAGGAATCGGAATCGGGTTCGACGCGGCGAGACTTCCGGGCTCAGCGGTGCACGACGAGATCCTCTCGGGGGGCGAGAGCGCGAGGTCGGCCAATCTGCGCCGGCGTACAAATCGCGCCGGCGGACTCGAGGGCGGAATGACGACCGGCGAGCCACTCATCGTGAGAGTGGCGATGAAGCCGATAAGCACGCTGATGAAGCCGCTCGCCACGGTCGAGATGAAAACGGGCGAGGCCGCGTCCGCGGTGGCGGAGCGCAGCGACGTGACGGCTGTACCGGCGATGGGCGTGATTGCCGAAGCGATGCTGGCGTTCGTCATCGCGCACGCGATGATCGAGAAGTTCGGCGGCGATTCGCTGGGCGAGATGCGTCGGAACTTCGACGGGTATGTCGACCACATTGGAAAACGGACCTAA
- a CDS encoding DUF494 family protein, with the protein MDERLAVPMTFRVMGPHERGRFAPDAWGHLLSLSGSGAINPVELEHIIERALMQIDGRIALEDLRGMLEGSGLEDSGAPGDNQTVH; encoded by the coding sequence ATGGACGAACGTCTGGCTGTGCCAATGACATTCAGAGTGATGGGACCGCACGAGCGGGGCAGATTCGCCCCGGACGCCTGGGGCCACCTCCTTTCGCTCAGCGGATCGGGGGCAATCAACCCGGTCGAGCTCGAGCACATAATCGAGCGCGCCCTCATGCAGATCGACGGCAGGATCGCTCTCGAAGACCTTCGCGGAATGCTCGAGGGCTCGGGCCTCGAGGACTCCGGCGCGCCCGGCGACAACCAGACGGTCCACTAG
- a CDS encoding shikimate kinase, producing the protein MNIILVGLPGVGKTSVGRAAARLLNWPFVDFDTEIEHREHATVGQIFERKGEAYFRSIEAALTSELAGSKGTVMATGGGWVTNADSMALLHSTGRMIYLRAAPETVLARMASGRARRPLLDGPDPLGAINRLYDARRALYETADLVLDTEVIEKSEVIEQVCQYALSSGGED; encoded by the coding sequence TTGAACATCATCCTCGTGGGTCTTCCCGGGGTCGGAAAGACTTCGGTAGGCCGGGCGGCAGCGCGGCTGCTGAATTGGCCCTTCGTGGACTTCGACACCGAGATAGAGCACCGCGAGCATGCGACAGTTGGCCAGATTTTCGAGCGGAAGGGAGAGGCCTATTTTCGAAGCATCGAGGCGGCCCTGACCAGTGAGCTGGCAGGCAGCAAGGGAACAGTTATGGCCACTGGAGGAGGATGGGTGACCAACGCCGACTCAATGGCACTTTTGCATTCCACGGGGCGTATGATATACCTTAGAGCGGCCCCGGAGACCGTGCTGGCCAGAATGGCTTCTGGAAGGGCCAGGAGACCGCTTCTGGACGGTCCCGACCCTCTGGGGGCTATCAACCGGCTGTACGACGCTCGGCGGGCGCTCTACGAGACCGCCGATCTGGTGCTGGATACCGAAGTTATTGAGAAATCAGAAGTTATCGAGCAGGTGTGCCAGTACGCTCTGTCGTCTGGCGGGGAGGATTAA
- a CDS encoding AMIN domain-containing protein, giving the protein MKQLLTITSAFVVLLSATGSLTAEWASGHAAAPATGNTVTVRAVSVVPNAGRAQVVIGVDASIEVDDFMLEAPFRIVVDLKGATLDMAPRYDRVMRGGVTNIRAAQFKPGVVRVVIEMDAAHPYEVSRSNGEVRVAVAGSPGAFAAWYSSDAAARAARAGSSTTADASPAPAPQARPAESDTYSSAAEPVEADEPANSASPDPNITSTSSAYDRANASNRLGTATVMSEQPRITVTYQDADIRDVIAAFASFSGRTIVVGKDVAGTITAEIKNQPWDVALRAILQGQGLAAAEDALSGIITVDSYRNIAAKQQSEPVTTQLVAVNYASAASLVGTLTGLLAKDCTPGGVPEAPQNTRTSCYSRGAVAADTATNTLLITETPSRMADLLSYVKSLDVRTPQVAIKAKIIFVNRTDIEELGISYDLGTGTDQFFGQLAPRIDPSTLKPVDTNGDGVPDAFGGGSPINGDRILLGGNALSAIANANARVVNPALKLIFSATLGKFQLTTFLDALQEVRLADMQAEPSIVTLDNRKAEILVGQEIPIRVLDLSTQGQPGGGAQPNQVPRATVQLKEVGIILSVTPHITNNRQILLKLHAENSDAQLASSDVGFIFGKQRADNQLLVGDGETAVIGGLTVTQVTSSKSGIPLLVDLPIIGRLFGVTRTSEQKRDLLILVTPHIIDDGDRVLSRNPAPARQ; this is encoded by the coding sequence ATGAAGCAGCTCTTGACCATCACTTCCGCTTTCGTTGTCCTGCTCTCGGCGACAGGCTCGCTGACGGCGGAATGGGCGAGCGGACATGCAGCGGCTCCCGCGACCGGGAATACCGTGACGGTTCGCGCCGTCAGCGTGGTTCCCAACGCGGGGCGGGCGCAGGTAGTCATCGGCGTCGATGCGTCAATCGAGGTTGATGATTTCATGCTCGAAGCTCCGTTCCGCATCGTCGTCGATCTCAAGGGCGCCACACTTGACATGGCACCGCGCTACGACCGCGTCATGCGCGGCGGCGTTACGAACATCCGTGCCGCGCAGTTCAAGCCGGGCGTCGTACGCGTCGTGATCGAGATGGATGCCGCACATCCGTACGAAGTCTCGCGCTCCAATGGAGAAGTCCGCGTGGCCGTTGCCGGCTCACCCGGAGCCTTCGCCGCATGGTACTCGTCCGACGCCGCCGCCCGTGCCGCCCGTGCAGGAAGCTCGACAACGGCCGATGCCTCGCCGGCACCCGCTCCTCAGGCCAGGCCGGCCGAGAGCGATACCTATAGTAGTGCGGCTGAGCCTGTCGAGGCCGATGAACCCGCCAACAGCGCATCCCCCGATCCAAACATCACCTCGACCAGCTCTGCTTACGACCGCGCCAATGCGTCGAATCGGCTTGGAACGGCGACAGTCATGTCCGAGCAGCCTCGCATAACCGTCACATATCAGGACGCGGACATCCGCGACGTAATCGCCGCCTTCGCATCATTCTCCGGGCGCACGATCGTAGTCGGCAAGGATGTCGCTGGAACCATCACCGCCGAAATCAAGAATCAGCCGTGGGACGTCGCTCTGCGCGCGATTCTGCAGGGCCAGGGCCTTGCCGCGGCAGAGGACGCGCTTAGCGGAATCATCACGGTCGACAGCTACAGAAACATTGCCGCAAAGCAGCAGTCCGAGCCCGTTACCACGCAGCTCGTTGCTGTGAACTACGCAAGCGCCGCGTCGCTCGTCGGGACGCTCACAGGTTTGCTCGCCAAGGATTGCACGCCCGGCGGCGTACCCGAAGCGCCGCAGAACACCCGCACGAGCTGCTACTCGCGTGGTGCCGTCGCGGCCGATACGGCGACGAACACGCTGCTCATCACCGAGACACCGTCGCGAATGGCGGATCTGCTCTCGTACGTGAAGAGTCTCGACGTCCGCACTCCGCAGGTCGCAATCAAGGCGAAGATCATCTTCGTGAACCGTACCGACATAGAAGAGCTCGGAATCTCGTACGATCTTGGCACCGGCACCGATCAGTTCTTCGGCCAGCTCGCGCCGCGCATCGATCCGTCGACTCTCAAGCCCGTGGACACCAATGGCGACGGAGTTCCCGATGCATTCGGTGGCGGCTCGCCAATAAATGGCGACCGCATTCTCCTCGGTGGGAACGCCCTCTCGGCCATTGCCAACGCAAATGCCCGCGTGGTCAATCCCGCGCTCAAGCTGATATTCTCCGCCACGCTTGGAAAGTTTCAGCTGACGACCTTCCTCGATGCTCTGCAGGAAGTACGGTTGGCGGACATGCAGGCTGAGCCGAGCATCGTGACGCTGGACAACAGAAAAGCTGAGATTCTCGTCGGGCAGGAGATTCCGATTCGTGTTCTCGATCTGAGCACGCAGGGTCAGCCGGGCGGCGGCGCGCAGCCGAACCAGGTTCCACGCGCAACCGTTCAGCTCAAGGAAGTTGGAATAATCCTGAGTGTCACGCCGCACATCACGAACAACCGGCAGATCCTGCTCAAGCTGCACGCCGAGAATTCCGATGCGCAGCTCGCATCCTCCGACGTTGGCTTCATCTTCGGGAAACAGCGCGCCGACAACCAGCTGCTCGTCGGCGACGGTGAGACGGCCGTTATCGGTGGACTGACCGTAACGCAGGTGACGAGCTCGAAATCGGGCATACCGCTGCTGGTCGATCTTCCGATCATCGGCCGCCTGTTCGGGGTCACCCGCACGTCCGAGCAGAAGCGCGATCTGCTGATTCTCGTGACGCCGCACATCATCGACGATGGCGACCGCGTGCTCTCGCGCAATCCCGCCCCCGCCAGACAGTAG
- the pilO gene encoding type 4a pilus biogenesis protein PilO, whose protein sequence is MAIGANLSKRDQMLISAAVLSVALAGAYAYFLYLPKRDALAAIEQHVDVLEARNAKVRSEVTAGSLAKMRAEAVQFAAELAVLRQVVPTTNEVPALLENVSTAARRVGLDLASVEPMPVLVGEQFDTYRYKLSVTGSYHDIAAFLTNVGSLNRIIAPVALTLKPLAPQEKGKIRIQKKDELLLDSDFQIQTYIAHTADSTGGAADQENRE, encoded by the coding sequence ATGGCAATTGGCGCCAATCTCTCGAAGCGTGATCAGATGCTCATCAGCGCCGCCGTGCTGTCCGTCGCACTCGCCGGCGCGTACGCCTACTTCCTCTATCTGCCGAAGCGCGATGCGCTGGCGGCAATCGAGCAGCACGTCGATGTGCTCGAGGCGAGGAATGCCAAGGTGAGGTCCGAGGTCACTGCAGGCTCGCTCGCAAAGATGCGCGCGGAAGCGGTGCAATTCGCGGCCGAGCTTGCAGTGCTCAGACAGGTCGTTCCGACGACCAACGAAGTTCCGGCGCTGCTCGAGAACGTGTCGACTGCAGCGCGCCGAGTCGGGCTCGACCTGGCTTCTGTCGAGCCGATGCCGGTGCTTGTCGGCGAGCAGTTCGACACCTACCGGTACAAGCTCTCGGTCACCGGCAGCTACCACGACATCGCAGCGTTTCTCACGAACGTCGGATCTCTCAACCGAATCATCGCGCCAGTCGCTTTGACTCTGAAGCCGCTCGCACCGCAGGAAAAAGGAAAGATCAGGATTCAGAAGAAGGATGAGCTGCTGCTCGATAGCGACTTCCAGATTCAGACCTACATAGCTCACACGGCCGATTCGACCGGCGGAGCAGCCGACCAGGAGAACAGGGAATGA
- the topA gene encoding type I DNA topoisomerase codes for MAIAKKKAARKTAKKTGATARGVKSRKSAIVDDDDAPFEPGTSTLVVVESPAKAKTIGKYLGRGYRVRATIGHLRDLPEKKIGIDIENGFEPEYVTIPGKEKTLADLKTAARDSREILLATDPDREGEAIAWHVAGQIRRKNGAPIRRVLFHEITREAVQKAIASAGEIDDRKVDAQQARRVLDRLVGYKASPVLWKTVKKGISAGRVQTVALRLLVEREREINAFKRVEYWTVEALLEKAGQEFIAKLHHIDSKKPVIPNEETAQRILAELEPRKHFDATEVKRRERRKNAAPPFTTSTLQQEAAKKLSYGSKRTMRLAQDLYEGVEIGPEGAVGLITYMRTDSTRVSETSGTEARKYVQMLFGEEFVAKSVQLYGDGKSKNAQEAHEAIRPTDPTRRPEHIQRYLSADQFKLYQLIWQRFIASQMSPAVFDTTTVDFDLSVTKNGAVKPLPYLFRSTGSVMKFQGYLALYREAREEGDGHGRPLEDEQALPSVEVGESVPVKQITPSQHFTEPPPRYSEASLVKELERLGIGRPSTYASIISTLVDRRYAQLEQRRFFPTELGDKVERVMVKSFPDIFNVKFTSSMESDLDRIEEGEVNWRGMLGEFYGPFSASLRDADFEALIAEAHDLSALATERCPDCGGKLVARGGFFGPFIACENHPKACKYTRPLRGERKPAELTDQICHECGAPMVIRHGRSGEFLGCSRFPKCRGTRSMPTGVKCPKDGGDISIRRSKKRGKAFYGCSNYPACDFVIWDKPVAEVCPECGYVGAEMKSNKTRGEYRRCIKCANEWEAPERPAEAVAV; via the coding sequence ATGGCAATCGCCAAAAAGAAAGCGGCAAGAAAAACGGCGAAGAAAACCGGCGCTACCGCCCGCGGCGTGAAATCGCGGAAGTCGGCGATCGTAGACGACGATGACGCGCCCTTCGAGCCGGGTACAAGTACACTTGTAGTTGTCGAGTCGCCCGCGAAAGCCAAGACCATCGGAAAGTATCTCGGCCGCGGCTACCGCGTTCGCGCCACGATCGGTCACCTGCGCGACCTGCCCGAGAAAAAGATCGGCATCGACATCGAGAACGGATTCGAGCCGGAGTATGTCACTATCCCGGGAAAGGAGAAAACGCTCGCCGACCTCAAGACTGCCGCGCGGGATTCGCGTGAGATCCTGCTCGCAACCGATCCCGACCGCGAAGGCGAGGCAATCGCCTGGCACGTCGCCGGACAGATCCGCCGGAAGAACGGCGCTCCAATTCGCCGCGTTCTCTTTCACGAGATCACTCGCGAGGCGGTGCAGAAGGCAATCGCCAGCGCCGGCGAGATCGACGACCGGAAGGTTGACGCGCAGCAGGCGCGCCGTGTTCTCGACCGGCTCGTCGGTTACAAGGCCAGCCCCGTTCTCTGGAAGACTGTAAAGAAGGGGATCTCAGCCGGGCGGGTGCAGACAGTCGCGCTTCGTCTGCTCGTCGAGCGCGAGCGCGAGATCAACGCATTCAAGAGAGTCGAGTACTGGACGGTCGAGGCACTGCTCGAGAAGGCGGGGCAGGAGTTCATCGCGAAGCTCCACCACATCGACTCGAAGAAGCCCGTCATTCCGAACGAGGAGACGGCACAGCGGATTCTCGCGGAGCTCGAGCCCCGGAAACATTTCGATGCCACCGAAGTCAAGCGGCGTGAGCGGCGCAAGAATGCGGCGCCGCCGTTCACGACCAGCACACTGCAGCAGGAAGCGGCGAAGAAGCTGAGCTACGGCTCCAAGCGCACGATGCGCCTGGCGCAGGACCTGTATGAGGGCGTGGAGATCGGACCCGAGGGCGCAGTCGGTCTCATCACCTACATGCGGACGGACTCGACACGCGTCTCCGAAACGTCTGGGACAGAGGCACGCAAATACGTGCAGATGCTTTTCGGTGAGGAGTTCGTCGCGAAGAGCGTGCAGCTTTATGGCGACGGCAAATCGAAGAATGCCCAGGAGGCTCACGAAGCAATCCGGCCGACAGATCCCACGCGCCGCCCGGAGCACATCCAGCGCTACCTGTCCGCCGATCAGTTCAAGCTCTACCAGCTCATCTGGCAGCGGTTCATTGCATCGCAGATGTCCCCGGCGGTGTTCGATACGACAACCGTTGACTTCGATCTTTCGGTAACGAAAAACGGAGCGGTGAAGCCGCTTCCGTACCTGTTCCGCTCAACGGGCAGCGTGATGAAGTTCCAGGGGTATCTGGCGCTCTACCGCGAAGCGCGCGAGGAAGGCGACGGTCACGGCCGTCCCCTCGAGGACGAACAGGCGCTGCCTTCAGTAGAGGTAGGCGAGAGTGTCCCCGTCAAGCAGATCACGCCCTCGCAGCATTTCACCGAGCCGCCGCCGAGGTACTCCGAGGCGAGCCTGGTGAAGGAGCTCGAGCGGCTCGGGATTGGTCGACCATCGACATACGCGTCGATCATCTCGACGCTCGTCGACAGACGATACGCGCAGCTCGAGCAGCGCCGCTTTTTCCCCACCGAGCTCGGCGACAAGGTCGAGCGCGTCATGGTCAAGAGCTTCCCCGACATCTTCAACGTCAAGTTCACCTCCAGCATGGAGAGCGACCTCGATCGCATCGAGGAAGGCGAAGTGAACTGGCGCGGAATGCTCGGCGAGTTCTACGGTCCATTCTCCGCGTCGCTCAGGGACGCCGATTTCGAGGCGCTCATCGCGGAAGCTCACGATCTCTCCGCGCTCGCCACGGAGCGTTGCCCCGACTGCGGCGGAAAGCTCGTTGCGCGCGGCGGGTTCTTCGGTCCTTTCATTGCCTGCGAGAACCATCCGAAGGCCTGCAAGTATACTCGCCCATTGCGCGGCGAGCGGAAGCCGGCCGAGCTCACGGATCAGATCTGCCACGAGTGCGGCGCCCCAATGGTGATTCGCCACGGTCGCTCAGGCGAGTTCCTTGGCTGCTCGCGCTTCCCGAAGTGTCGCGGAACGCGATCGATGCCTACCGGCGTGAAATGTCCGAAGGATGGCGGTGACATCTCGATTCGCCGCTCGAAGAAGCGGGGCAAGGCGTTCTACGGGTGCTCGAATTATCCGGCGTGTGATTTCGTCATCTGGGACAAGCCGGTTGCGGAAGTGTGTCCGGAGTGCGGCTACGTCGGCGCGGAGATGAAATCCAACAAAACTCGTGGCGAGTACCGTCGGTGCATAAAGTGCGCGAACGAGTGGGAAGCACCGGAGCGCCCGGCGGAGGCAGTTGCGGTGTAA